A region of the Oculatellaceae cyanobacterium genome:
AATCTACAGGCAGATGTCTAACATAGCGGAAGCTAGAATCTTGTTCCCCGTTTCTGCCGTAAATTTCGGCTTCCTTAACTTCCAGACCAGGTGGGTTGTATTGGTATTTGCTCCTGATGACGCGGTTAGATAAATTCATAAGTTTTGCCTGTAACCCAGTTTTTTAAGTTTTATTAAGAATTAAACTGTTATCGTTTGTAATCGTTGTTGGCGTTTGGTTTTGAAAAACTTGAACCTTAGAGGTAGTTGTTCAAATATCGATAAAATTGCCAACACTTCTGTATCTATTTTTACAATTTTAGTTGTAATTGTCAAGATAGCCTTGCTTAAACAAGCGTTAAACTAATTTTTATTTAGCAAGTTGTGCTAACGGTGTTTATGCTGTAACTAATAGCTTTTGGATCAATTGCAGCTACTTAATGATTAATCCCATCTTAACAATAGGATTAAACTCAACCGTGATTTAGCTAACATCTTTGTTGTGATCTGTATTAGTAGATTAAAGCTAAAAGATTAAGGTTAACAATATTTGACATTAACCTGAGTCCCCAATTTATCCACCAGAAGAAAGAAAAACTTCTTTTTCTGGGTCAGATTTAAACGATGTTAGAAGTAATTTTGCTGTTTGCTGGGTTTATTATTATAGCAGTTTATCTTTACTGTGGCAATTTTTAGTTAAGAATGAGTAATTGGCAAGTCGCGGAGGAAGTAAAAGCGATCGCTCTTGCCATCTTCTCTGATTCGCCCCAAATAACCTGTTAACGGTGAGGAAAGCTCTATCACAATGTCGTGCATTTCCTTGGTGGTTAACGGTTGGGGTGGATGAGAACCAAAGTACGCGCCGTGTAAAGCTTCAACGCCAACATCTTCTAAGCCTGTATTTTGGAGATAGTTTTTGACTACCTTAATGAGATGCGATCGCAGTTTAATCTTGTCTTGAACTCGATTAATATAAGCGTTAACTTTATCGTCTACTACGCCAAACGGCTCTTGTTGCCAACATTCTTTGAGTTCTAACAAGTTTATCGAGCCTTCGTAATCAGCTTTCAATTGAACTAATTTCTGTAGAGTTTCAGGGCGAATTACATTCATTTTATTCTCAATAGCTGCTTTATTAGCAGGATCAGTTAAAGCACCAGCAGCAAAAATTAACTTGATAGAACGATTAAACTGTTCTTGACCCAAATGGGTTACACCTAAATGAATTAGTTGCGCGGTGACACTATTAGGGACATTTTCATGTTTACTAGCTTTACATTCACCCACAACTGGATAAGGAGTTTCACAGTAAACATCTATCCCGCCAGCGCCTCCTGTTGAATTAGGATCGAGGCTGGCTTTGGGATTAAGATTAGAGTTGGTGAAACCTAGTTTGATAAAGCTTTTTCGTACTAGCTTTTCAAAAGCATTACCATCGCTGGAATTACCTACATCAGTAATTGTTTTAATCCAAGCTAAATCTGGATCTGGTTGCCTAATTATTTTATTACTACTCCATCCCAAGAAGATTTTGATATCTTGAGCGAGTTGTTTAGCTGCTGGGTTTGTTTCTGCTAAAAGTGCGATCGCATTTTGCAATTCTTCTAATTCTGGATGCTGTGGCGGTTCTAGTTTTTCTAGCTGTTGTCGGCGCTGGGAGAATGTGCGCTCAGTTAAAACTGGATAAGATTCTGTAACAGCCAAAGAGTTTGGCAAAGCTACAAACTGACGCTCTTGCTTATTTAGCGGCATCTCAATTGCATCAGGCAACAGATATACTCGCAAATAAGCTAGAAAAATATAAGGACGTTTCAAAAGAATTTGCTGTAATGCTTCTGTTGTCCAGATAGTTAAGCGTGACAATTTTTCTAAAGATTCAGCATCATCCAGCATTTGGCAAAATTCGCACTTAGCCCAAGCTTTGATTGCTAATGTCTCATTGGCTAGTTGTCTTAAAGAAGCCTGGGCAATATTTAAAAATTTTGAGTTATAGTATTGCTCGATTAAGATTGAATCAGTTGATAAATTAAATGGTAGCAGAGCTAATACTTGCCCTGGACGAATAAATTTTGGAGGCATAGCTACAATCATCCGCCCATGAATTAATGCTTCAACTTCAGGTGCAGGTAGACACAATGCAGAATTTACTAAAGTCTGATATGTCATGTTTAGTTAACTAGATTTAGCTCTATGCCATCGGATAATTCAACCTCTATTTTAGGAATACTAATAGGTAGATCCTCATCAATTAAATTATTAGGTTCTTGACCAGAAGGATCGCTTAATATTTCTCTAATAAGAGGGTTGTTAATAGCTAATTGAGAGGTTTTGATATATTCGACTATTGAATCCTTGGTTAGCTCATAACTTTCGTGGCTATCATAAACAGCTTTAATAGCTAAAAGTGGTTTGATATCTTGACTTTGTAATAGTACCCACTCTCCACCTAGTTCTTGTAAAAGCTTTCTGACACATTCTTTCGCTACTCCTGCACTAGAATTTATTTTCTTTGAGCGAACAAGGCAACCGCGAGTTAAATCAAATTTTTTGTAATCAATTAATCTTTTCAAAGCCGCTCCTTGATATTTGCCACCACTTTGTTGTAGAACAGCTACTCCAATTTTTACTATTTCTCCATTTTCTTGACCAATAATCTTAAATTGAATGTATGCTTGCTCGGGAGCTTGATTTTTTCCAATTGCTTTAACTGTTACTCCTTCTACTGTTTGATTTTCCATAGTAGAAAATGCCAACCATAATGCGTCAGCAATTGCTTGATTATTTTCCTCAGATAATATATCTATATCTTCTAGATTAGTTAACTCTGTTTTAAAGCAAAGAGCAACAGGCTTAATTGGATCTGGAGCGCTACTAGGAACAAAATTTTCAGCACACCACTTTAAAAGCGACCTAACAGTTGGTTTTTGTTTACCAAAATCTCTAAGTTTAGTTTCATCAAATGGATAGAGATTATGAGGTGGAGTTTGCTTATGCTCTTGATAAAAATTTTCCAGCCATTCCTTTGTTATAGCCACAACATCATCAGAATTAAGGTGCTTTAGATCTATGGGCTGTCCTTGTATCGGATAACTTGCTATCCGGTCAATTACTGCTTCAGCTTGTGGTAAAGCTCTTACCTGAAAATCCCAGGTTTCCTCATACATCGCCAGTAATAAAACACTGCGTCTTAGATTGTTGTATAAATCTTTAGTTAAGCTTGCAACTACCATTGCTGGTGTTAATCCATTTTCATCAGCCTCTAGTGTGTCTAATTCATCAAAACAAATTACAGGCACTTTATAATTACTTGCTAGGTCAAGAACTTGGCAAACAGTTGTTAAGGCTTCACTTTCTGGATTTTCTCTATTTATGTTAGGCAACCCCATTGTTATAGATTGTGTTTCCGCCAATTCCATTCCAGATAACCAGTGAGTTGCATAAACAGTATGGCTTGATGAAAGTGTCCATAAAACGGCTCTAACCAGATAAGGATTTTGAATATTAGGTTTAATTTGAATGATACAATCAGTTAAGTGATCGACTAATTGAGTTGAATATTTATTTAGCCAAGATGGAAAAACATTAATATATTGATGTGGAGTATTATTCCATTGTTTCGCTTCATTGATTAGATTGCTTGCTAGCTCTTGCAACTGCATTATTCCTTGAGAACTACCAAATGCTCTCAGGCTAGATACTAGATTTTGCAGAAATTGATATTTAATTTTGTTAAGGTTGTCATACTTATTCATGTAGATGAATAAGGTACTATCATCTGACTGTAGCCCGTGTCTAATTCGACTAATAATTTGAGTTTTGCCTAACCCTCTTTCACCTCTAATAGTAATTCCTACGGTTTCACGCTGCCCTTGCTGAACTTGTTTAACTGCTTCAAAAACAGCATTAGAAGCGTGAGCATTAATTGAGGTAACATCGGGAAAAGACTTGCCCCATATTTGAGGTGGTCTAACCACTGTATTACCCGCAAATGGGTTGTACTTTCTAATAATGTTGTCGATACTAGATGTTGTAGCTGTCATATTACAGTAAAATTATGAGTGATAAGCTAAAAATTTTTTAGTGTTTTAATCGCTTGGCATAGCAACGTAATCCACTAAGTTCAGTAGTGATAGAGTCCTCAATTTTATCTGGAGCGCTATCTTCTACACTACCTGCTAAAAGTTGCAAAATGTCGTTAGCTTGCATTTCTAGTAGCCAGTCATTGAACTGAGAGCGGGTAACTTGTTCGCCGATTTCTCTCCTGATTCGATAAATTGCTACTAAATTATTGAAGTTATAGTCACGGTTTAACCTGTCAAACACATCCAAAGCGAGTTGCTTAAACTCTTCATAGGATGTAACTTTTTGTTTAGAGTTTGACTGAGTTACTTCGTTGCTTAGTGTTCCCATTTCCCGTATCCAGCGCAGCAAAGCGTTAGCGGTTTTAGCGCCTATTTGTCTGTCAAACTGAAATTCGGGGTTTTTCAAACCTTCGCTTAACATTTGGATACCTTTAGCAGAAAGAGATATCTTGTTTTTAGAAAGTGCGATCGCTTCCTCTTTCTCCAACTGTGCAAAAATATCTTGATAGTCAGCAGCTTTCTCGGTAGTTCGGGTAATTCTGGTAGTTAATTCACCTTTCTTAACTTCTTGTTCACCTCCTCCCATATCCCATAAAGCCAAAAGTAGGCGAGTTTTAGCTGAAAATTCCGAACCCTGTAAACCTTGTACAGTTGATTTCGCTTTTGTTGCCATCTTCAAAATATTTCAATAACATCATAAAAAAAGGTAAAAATACTTATTTTTACCCGCTCATTTTTAAGTATTTACCTAAAAATGCTTTGGTAAAATCATTGTGTAAATTTACTCAGCATTTACATTAAATTAAGAAAAATTATTACTTGATCAAGCTTAAATGCCTATACCCCTGACGGGGTATAGCTAAAACATAACGCGGGCAAGATGCCCGCACTACATTTAACCTGTGGCGTTTGTCTTCAAATCAAGATTCACTAATAATCTGATGAATTAAAGAATTATTAACTACTAAATTAGTCTGCTCAATAAATTCATTAACTTGCTCTTTACTTAAATCATAATTCTCACGCGCTTTGGAAACAAAAAGAATAGCTAATAGGGGTTTAATTGCCTCAGCTTCTAATATTACCCATTTTCCAGCTAACTGCGGTGAAAGAAATTTCTTTAAACCTGCTTGTAATTGCGTAGAATCCGCACCAATATCTTTAGAGCGAAGTAGACAACCACGATTTAAATCAAACGTTTTATACTCAATTAGCCGTTTTAAACCAGCTAACACCTGATTACTATTATCTTGCTGGAGAATAGCAACTCCAATTTTTAACGTTTCTTCATTTTGATTAACAATAACTTTGAAATCAATAAAACCTTTATTTAAAGCAACTGGTTCAACTTTTTCAACGCCCTTAATAGTCACATTATCTATAGTTTTTCCGATTAAATTAGAAAAACTTAGTAGAAGTGCCGCAGCTAGTTTTGACTTATCTTCTATAAGTGTTTCAAAAGATGCTTCAACTGTTGCGATTTCCTTTTCAAAAGCAACTTGAACAGGATTTACTTCTGGTGCTAGTGTTTCTACTTTAGGAACGACAAAATTATTAGCACACCAGGTTATAACTTCACGAGTAGTAGGTTTATAATTACCTAAATCTCTAAGTTGAGTTTCTGTAAATGGATAAACAGGCGTTTCAGGAACTAAATTTTGATTGTTGTAAAACTCTTGCAGCCATAAACTTACAAGCTCAACAATTGACTCAGCATTGAGATACTTTAATTCAATTGGTTCTGAAGTTGCTGCTGAAACTCGATGAGGTATTCCACCAGGTAGAGATTTAATTTTTACTTTCCATGTATCCGGTAGCATCGCTGTCAAAATTACAATACCGTGACTGCTACTAGATATCAGACTATCAAATAAATTTTTAACTAATTCAGCAATTGCTTGCGCTTTATCAGAACTAGAATCATCTGTGCTAACTCCCTCTAGTTCATCAAAACAAATTAATAGGGGTTTATAATCACTAATTAAACCTAATATTTGTAAGGCGAATTCAAAAGCTTTAGCTTCTTGATATTCTTGAAGATTGTTTGGTAAGCTTAGTTCAGTAGCTTTATCTTCAGATAAGCTATCTCCAGATAACCATTTAATCGCGTAGGGCGCATGAACTTCTGAAAGCGTCCAAAGAATTGCTCTAATTATATCTGGATCAACGTTAGGTTTAATGAGAAGGGAAACAGCTACTAAACTATCAATAAATTTATTATTTCTTTCAATAGCAGTAGGAAAGTTGTTGTGAATTAAATCTTGCGGATATTGACTAATCTTTTCTGCTTGGTCTTGTTTGCCGACGTGATTGTATGCTTCAATTAAGATAGCTATCGCTAATTCTTGCCATTGCTTTAAATTTTGATTGCCCGTTTGATTAAGGCTCTGGGATAAAATTTGTAAAAAGTGATAATTAATTAGCTTTAAGTCAGTAAAATGACTAGCACTAACATAAATAAATAAATTATTACCTTCTTCTAACAAACGTTGACGAATACGGCTAATGATGTGAGTTTTGCCAGTGCCTTGCTGACCGATAATAGCAATAGACGTAACTTTGCTTTCACCAGTGTTAACCTGTTGAATCGCTTGAAAAACAGCATCGGAAGCGTGAACATTTAAACTGGTAACATCAGGTAAGCCCTTACCCCAAACATCTTGCCCCCTAACAGCAGCACCTCTCTCAACAAAGGGGTTGTGACTTTCAATAGCGGCGTTAATTTCTTCGATTGTAGATGCAGAAGAGCTAATCATAGTAAGTTTAATTAAGTAAAGAACTACAACAGGATAACTTTTATCTTAAGATCGGCATCAGGTTTCGGCTCTCTATGGCAGTGATTAGCCTAGAGTTCCCCACGCTGTATGCTACGCAGTCAGAGCATGGAAAATGTCAGCCTGCATTCCAGTATCTACTTATTAATGTACGAGTAGGTGATGCGATCGCCTATCTACCTAAAAATTGATTAAATTTGCCCAACAGATCTACGGTATATCCCGTTAAGCTGATTTAGGTATGCAATGCTAGTTATTTGAATGTGATTGTGGACATTGATTCTATCCTTATACCCTTTCAGCACTTTGGTGTCCATCTAGGGCTAAAGCGAATTCAACAACTATTATCAGATTTAGGCAACCCCAATCACTCTGTACCTGTTATTCATGTAGCTGGTACTAATGGTAAGGGTTCGGTGTGCGCTTATCTTTCTGCTGTACTAACTGAAGCGGGTTATAAAGTTGGGCGTTATACTTCTCCACATTTGGT
Encoded here:
- a CDS encoding DUF1802 family protein encodes the protein MTYQTLVNSALCLPAPEVEALIHGRMIVAMPPKFIRPGQVLALLPFNLSTDSILIEQYYNSKFLNIAQASLRQLANETLAIKAWAKCEFCQMLDDAESLEKLSRLTIWTTEALQQILLKRPYIFLAYLRVYLLPDAIEMPLNKQERQFVALPNSLAVTESYPVLTERTFSQRRQQLEKLEPPQHPELEELQNAIALLAETNPAAKQLAQDIKIFLGWSSNKIIRQPDPDLAWIKTITDVGNSSDGNAFEKLVRKSFIKLGFTNSNLNPKASLDPNSTGGAGGIDVYCETPYPVVGECKASKHENVPNSVTAQLIHLGVTHLGQEQFNRSIKLIFAAGALTDPANKAAIENKMNVIRPETLQKLVQLKADYEGSINLLELKECWQQEPFGVVDDKVNAYINRVQDKIKLRSHLIKVVKNYLQNTGLEDVGVEALHGAYFGSHPPQPLTTKEMHDIVIELSSPLTGYLGRIREDGKSDRFYFLRDLPITHS
- a CDS encoding AAA family ATPase, giving the protein MISSSASTIEEINAAIESHNPFVERGAAVRGQDVWGKGLPDVTSLNVHASDAVFQAIQQVNTGESKVTSIAIIGQQGTGKTHIISRIRQRLLEEGNNLFIYVSASHFTDLKLINYHFLQILSQSLNQTGNQNLKQWQELAIAILIEAYNHVGKQDQAEKISQYPQDLIHNNFPTAIERNNKFIDSLVAVSLLIKPNVDPDIIRAILWTLSEVHAPYAIKWLSGDSLSEDKATELSLPNNLQEYQEAKAFEFALQILGLISDYKPLLICFDELEGVSTDDSSSDKAQAIAELVKNLFDSLISSSSHGIVILTAMLPDTWKVKIKSLPGGIPHRVSAATSEPIELKYLNAESIVELVSLWLQEFYNNQNLVPETPVYPFTETQLRDLGNYKPTTREVITWCANNFVVPKVETLAPEVNPVQVAFEKEIATVEASFETLIEDKSKLAAALLLSFSNLIGKTIDNVTIKGVEKVEPVALNKGFIDFKVIVNQNEETLKIGVAILQQDNSNQVLAGLKRLIEYKTFDLNRGCLLRSKDIGADSTQLQAGLKKFLSPQLAGKWVILEAEAIKPLLAILFVSKARENYDLSKEQVNEFIEQTNLVVNNSLIHQIISES